A single Clavibacter nebraskensis NCPPB 2581 DNA region contains:
- the purU gene encoding formyltetrahydrofolate deformylase, with protein sequence MTDQATPARPPHRVLVFSCDDRPGIVHAIAGAIVEAGGDITESQQFSSADTGRFFMRLQIQSAADDDRLADALAAVVERYDATWHLDEVGRPLRTLVLGSTAEHCVNDLLFRQRAGQLPVDIPLVLSNHGKLADLAGFYGVPFEHVPVTDDASKRAFEERVIRAVEEHDIELVVLARYMQILSPELCARHSGRIINIHHSFLPGFKGANPYKQAHARGVKLIGATAHFVTSDLDEGPIVEQNVVRVDHSRSARELMAIGQDEESRTLTQAVRWFAEHRVLLDGARTIIFR encoded by the coding sequence ATGACCGACCAGGCCACCCCCGCGCGTCCGCCGCACCGCGTCCTCGTCTTCTCCTGCGACGACCGCCCGGGCATCGTGCACGCCATCGCGGGCGCGATCGTCGAGGCCGGCGGCGACATCACCGAGTCGCAGCAGTTCTCGAGCGCCGACACGGGCCGGTTCTTCATGCGGCTGCAGATCCAGAGCGCCGCCGACGACGACCGGCTGGCCGACGCGCTCGCCGCGGTCGTCGAGCGCTACGACGCGACGTGGCACCTCGACGAGGTGGGCCGGCCGCTGCGCACGCTCGTCCTGGGATCCACCGCCGAGCACTGCGTGAACGACCTCCTGTTCCGGCAGCGCGCGGGCCAGCTGCCCGTCGACATCCCGCTCGTGCTCAGCAACCACGGCAAGCTGGCGGACCTCGCGGGCTTCTACGGCGTGCCGTTCGAGCACGTGCCCGTCACGGACGACGCGTCCAAGCGGGCGTTCGAGGAGCGCGTGATCCGCGCGGTCGAGGAGCACGACATCGAGCTGGTGGTGCTCGCGCGCTACATGCAGATCCTCTCCCCCGAGCTCTGCGCGCGGCACAGCGGCCGGATCATCAACATCCACCACTCCTTCCTGCCCGGCTTCAAGGGCGCGAACCCCTACAAGCAGGCGCACGCGCGCGGCGTGAAGCTCATCGGCGCGACCGCCCACTTCGTCACCAGCGATCTCGACGAGGGCCCGATCGTGGAGCAGAACGTCGTGCGCGTCGACCACTCGCGCAGCGCCCGCGAGCTCATGGCGATCGGCCAGGACGAGGAGTCGCGCACCCTCACGCAGGCCGTGCGCTGGTTCGCGGAGCACCGCGTGCTGCTCGACGGCGCGCGCACGATCATCTTCCGCTGA
- a CDS encoding Nramp family divalent metal transporter has protein sequence MTRTAPERPRARRPVSGPRLVLLLGPAFVAAIAYVDPGNVAANLTAGARYGYLLVWVLVAANLIAVLVQYQSAKLGLVTGRSLPELLGQRLPTTRRRAFWVQAELIAAATDLAEVIGGAIALHLLFGIPLVAGGVIVGLVSIGLLAVQSRHGQRPFELVIGALLLVITVGFLMGLVVSPLSASGIAGGLVPRFDGPDSVLLAASMLGATVMPHAVYLHSSLSRDRHGVQTEDGVLRRLLRATRWDVITALAVAGAVNISMLLIAAASLGGVPGTDSIEGAHAAITASLGPVVGVVFAVGLLASGLASTSVGAYAGAAIMGGLLHVKVPLLARRVVTLIPALAILAVGVDPTTALVVSQVVLSLGIPFALVPLIRLTGDRRVMGAHVDRPLTRVAAWVAVSLVVVLNVALVVLTVTG, from the coding sequence ATGACCCGCACCGCCCCCGAGCGCCCGCGCGCGCGTCGGCCCGTCTCGGGCCCGCGGCTCGTGCTCCTGCTCGGCCCGGCGTTCGTCGCGGCCATCGCGTACGTGGATCCCGGCAACGTCGCCGCCAACCTCACCGCGGGAGCGCGCTACGGCTACCTGCTGGTGTGGGTGCTCGTCGCCGCCAACCTCATCGCCGTGCTCGTGCAGTACCAGTCGGCGAAGCTCGGGCTCGTCACGGGCCGCAGCCTGCCGGAGCTCCTCGGTCAGCGGCTCCCGACCACGCGGCGCCGCGCGTTCTGGGTGCAGGCCGAGCTCATCGCCGCGGCCACCGACCTCGCGGAGGTCATCGGCGGGGCGATCGCGCTGCACCTGCTGTTCGGGATCCCGCTCGTCGCGGGCGGCGTGATCGTCGGCCTCGTCTCCATCGGCCTCCTCGCCGTGCAGTCGCGCCACGGGCAGCGGCCGTTCGAGCTGGTGATCGGCGCGCTCCTCCTCGTGATCACCGTCGGCTTCCTGATGGGCCTCGTCGTGAGCCCGCTCTCGGCGTCCGGCATCGCGGGCGGCCTCGTGCCGCGCTTCGACGGGCCGGACAGCGTGCTGCTCGCCGCGAGCATGCTCGGCGCGACCGTCATGCCGCACGCGGTCTACCTGCACTCGTCGCTCAGCCGCGACCGGCACGGCGTCCAGACCGAGGACGGCGTGCTCCGGCGGCTCCTCCGCGCGACGCGCTGGGACGTGATCACCGCGCTCGCCGTGGCCGGCGCCGTCAACATCTCCATGCTCCTCATCGCGGCCGCGAGCCTCGGCGGCGTGCCCGGCACCGACTCGATCGAGGGCGCGCACGCGGCCATCACGGCGTCGCTCGGGCCGGTCGTCGGCGTGGTGTTCGCGGTCGGGCTGCTCGCGTCGGGGCTCGCGTCGACGTCCGTGGGCGCCTACGCCGGTGCGGCCATCATGGGTGGGCTGCTGCACGTGAAGGTGCCGCTGCTCGCGCGGCGCGTGGTGACGCTCATCCCCGCGCTCGCGATCCTCGCGGTCGGCGTCGACCCGACGACCGCGCTCGTGGTCAGCCAGGTGGTGCTGAGCCTCGGGATCCCGTTCGCGCTCGTCCCGCTCATCCGGCTCACGGGAGACCGTCGCGTGATGGGGGCCCACGTCGACCGGCCGCTCACGCGCGTCGCGGCGTGGGTCGCGGTGTCGCTCGTGGTGGTGCTCAACGTCGCGCTCGTGGTGCTGACCGTCACGGGCTGA
- a CDS encoding MFS transporter, whose translation MTNTSPIFLPDLERAERSGRRRPRPGVDPSFRFPWVGILTLAACVFLSVTSEMLPTGLLSGMSGDLGVEESRVGLLVSVFAVAVVVSSAPLAALTRRVPRHALLLAVLAVFATSNLLTAIAPTFELVTATRVLGGLAHGLFWAVVGAYSAHLVPPALIGRAVALTVGGGSLAFVLGVPVGTAAGQAFGWRAAFAGIGVLTLLGILLVWRFLPAVGRPERAAPDGVPAGGRVGLRQRMAGQGLGGVLLVCLTAMVIMIGHYGLYTYVDPFVTRVMRIPEQQLSAMLFGYGIAGAVGLLVAGTVFASRPQLGVLAGLAAAALGVSALAFAPGLWVVAIPGFLLWGLAFGAIPTLLQTRMLHAAHPSFRDTASSFYTTAFNVGIGGGALVGGALLDGFGIAALPGAFLAVMAVSVVLVVGSAGRAARGRAAAARTAG comes from the coding sequence ATGACGAACACCTCCCCCATATTCCTGCCCGACCTCGAGCGCGCCGAGCGCTCCGGCCGCCGCCGCCCGCGACCGGGCGTCGACCCGTCGTTCCGCTTCCCCTGGGTCGGGATCCTCACGCTCGCCGCGTGCGTGTTCCTCAGCGTCACGAGCGAGATGCTGCCCACGGGCCTCCTCAGCGGGATGAGCGGCGACCTCGGCGTCGAGGAGTCGCGCGTCGGCCTCCTCGTCTCGGTGTTCGCGGTCGCGGTGGTCGTCTCCAGCGCGCCGCTCGCGGCCCTCACCCGCCGGGTCCCGCGGCACGCGCTGCTGCTCGCGGTGCTGGCCGTCTTCGCGACGAGCAACCTCCTCACGGCGATCGCGCCCACCTTCGAGCTCGTCACCGCGACGCGCGTGCTCGGCGGCCTCGCGCACGGCCTGTTCTGGGCGGTCGTCGGCGCGTACTCCGCGCACCTCGTGCCGCCCGCGCTCATCGGGCGGGCGGTCGCGCTCACGGTCGGCGGCGGCAGCCTCGCGTTCGTGCTCGGCGTGCCGGTCGGCACCGCGGCCGGGCAGGCGTTCGGCTGGCGGGCGGCGTTCGCGGGGATCGGCGTGCTCACGCTCCTGGGGATCCTGCTCGTGTGGCGGTTCCTGCCCGCGGTCGGGCGGCCCGAGCGGGCGGCGCCCGACGGCGTGCCCGCGGGGGGTCGCGTCGGCCTGCGGCAGCGCATGGCCGGGCAGGGCCTCGGCGGCGTGCTGCTCGTGTGCCTCACGGCGATGGTCATCATGATCGGCCACTACGGCCTGTACACGTACGTCGACCCGTTCGTCACGCGCGTCATGCGGATCCCCGAGCAGCAGCTCAGCGCCATGCTCTTCGGCTACGGGATCGCCGGCGCGGTCGGGCTGCTCGTCGCGGGCACCGTGTTCGCGAGCCGCCCGCAGCTGGGCGTGCTCGCGGGGCTCGCGGCGGCGGCGCTGGGCGTCAGCGCGCTCGCGTTCGCGCCCGGCCTCTGGGTCGTCGCGATCCCCGGCTTCCTCCTGTGGGGCCTCGCGTTCGGCGCGATCCCGACCCTGCTCCAGACGCGCATGCTGCACGCCGCGCACCCGTCGTTCCGCGACACGGCCAGCTCCTTCTACACGACCGCGTTCAACGTCGGCATCGGTGGCGGCGCGCTCGTGGGCGGCGCGCTGCTCGACGGGTTCGGCATCGCCGCCCTGCCGGGGGCGTTCCTCGCGGTCATGGCCGTGTCGGTCGTGCTCGTCGTGGGATCCGCGGGCCGCGCCGCCCGGGGTCGCGCGGCTGCGGCGCGCACCGCCGGCTGA
- a CDS encoding S8 family serine peptidase translates to MFVIPRSPRLRSESDRASSLRRATASVAATALVAAGLVTFGAGGAFAASAPHVATPASDLQDGRYIVTLADEAAVTYQGGVSGLPATEARPGTQLDARSAPVSEYTDYLEGQQEDVAASVGADIDYSYSLTVNGFSADLTAEQASALTSDRKVLSVEPDRIYHPTSTPAADFLGLTGPDGVWAKTGGQEDAGEGAVIGVIDTGIAPENPSFAGEPLGTAAGDEPYRDGSTIRFDKGDGTQFTGVCQTGEQFTADDCSTKIVGARYFVDGFGKANIGNASTGEYVSPRDGDGHGSHTASTAAGEAGVEATIDGNPLGEISGVAPASKIAAYKVCWSGPDGSVQTDDGCAGADLVAAIEQATEDGVDVINYSIGGGSAETTFSATDAAFLGAASAGIFVSASAGNSGPGASTLDNASPWITTVGASTVAGNFEATAKLGDGQQFAGSSITVTEPVSGAFVTAASVAVAGAVTPALCGPGVLDPAKTAGKIVLCERGTFDRVAKSAEVERAGGIGMVLVNPTPNSIDADTHSVPTVHLDADVYAAVSAYAATPGATVTLVPDNTTGVSAPTPQVAGFSSRGPVLADGSDILKPDVTAPGVSIIAATNNAEGGEPTFALLSGTSMAAPHVAGLALLYLGEKPKATPAEIKSALMTTAYDTVDADGAKVTDPFTQGAGHVDPRRYLDPGLLYLNDRSDWGAYLVALGYATGVDPVDPSELNLASIAIGTLTGSETVTREVTSTGPGTYTASVQGLAGVRADVSPSTLEFTEAGQTKSFEVAFTRTTATVDEYATGSLTWTSADHVVRSPVAVNPVSIAAPAEVQGTGIDGSVDVTVTPGTTGPIALTAEGLARGVVIPDPKDASSPYTGSGPAKAKATYTVTVPEGQLATRIDLDSADDAADLDLTVTHVADGRTTTYTSATASADESVTIETPDPGAYVVTVDVFSIPAGATTAAYTVTHFDLSTTTDEGAFTVSPNPIDAVQSRPATYTASWSDLEPETAYLGRVAYSGSASTTYVRVESGAIPAPAATAPPVITGTPVAGQTLTASPGTWDQEGLKYSYQWFADGKALPGQTRATYKVSPSVAGKAITVVVTAKPTEGPTGTATSEPVVIKLASTITVSVKPAVLTSAQKAVVTVKVDSAAKAAPTGTVTVKVGADSFEVTLDASGTGRVELPAYAKGRYAVTATYAGDTANAAKTSAPKYLYVSR, encoded by the coding sequence GTGTTCGTGATCCCACGCTCCCCCCGGCTCCGCTCGGAGTCCGACCGCGCATCATCCCTGCGCAGGGCGACGGCCTCCGTCGCCGCCACCGCCCTCGTCGCCGCCGGCCTCGTCACGTTCGGAGCGGGCGGCGCTTTCGCCGCCTCGGCCCCGCACGTCGCGACGCCGGCGTCCGACCTGCAGGACGGCCGCTACATCGTGACCCTCGCCGACGAGGCCGCAGTGACCTATCAGGGCGGGGTCTCCGGACTCCCCGCCACCGAGGCCCGCCCGGGCACGCAGCTCGACGCGCGGTCCGCTCCCGTCTCGGAGTACACGGACTACCTCGAGGGCCAGCAGGAGGATGTCGCCGCCAGCGTCGGCGCCGACATCGACTACTCGTACTCCCTCACGGTCAACGGCTTCTCGGCCGACCTCACCGCCGAGCAGGCGTCGGCGCTCACGAGCGACCGGAAGGTCCTGAGCGTCGAGCCCGACCGGATCTACCACCCCACCTCCACCCCCGCGGCCGACTTCCTCGGGCTCACCGGCCCGGACGGCGTCTGGGCGAAGACGGGCGGCCAGGAGGACGCGGGCGAGGGCGCCGTCATCGGCGTCATCGACACGGGCATCGCGCCCGAGAACCCGTCCTTCGCGGGCGAGCCGCTCGGGACCGCGGCGGGCGACGAGCCCTACCGGGACGGATCGACGATCCGCTTCGACAAGGGCGACGGCACGCAGTTCACCGGCGTCTGCCAGACCGGCGAGCAGTTCACCGCGGACGACTGCAGCACCAAGATCGTCGGCGCCCGCTACTTCGTGGACGGCTTCGGCAAGGCGAACATCGGGAACGCGAGCACGGGCGAGTACGTCTCCCCGCGCGACGGCGACGGACACGGCTCGCACACCGCGTCCACCGCGGCGGGCGAGGCCGGCGTGGAGGCCACCATCGACGGCAACCCGCTCGGCGAGATCTCGGGCGTCGCGCCCGCGTCCAAGATCGCCGCGTACAAGGTCTGCTGGTCGGGCCCCGACGGCTCCGTGCAGACCGACGACGGCTGCGCGGGTGCCGACCTCGTCGCCGCCATCGAGCAGGCGACCGAGGACGGCGTCGACGTCATCAACTACTCCATCGGCGGCGGATCCGCGGAGACCACGTTCTCCGCGACCGACGCGGCGTTCCTCGGTGCCGCCAGCGCGGGCATCTTCGTCTCCGCCTCCGCGGGCAACTCCGGCCCCGGCGCCTCCACGCTCGACAACGCGTCGCCGTGGATCACCACGGTCGGCGCGAGCACGGTCGCCGGCAACTTCGAGGCCACCGCGAAGCTCGGCGACGGGCAGCAGTTCGCGGGCTCGTCCATCACCGTCACCGAGCCGGTCTCGGGCGCGTTCGTCACGGCGGCCTCCGTCGCCGTGGCCGGTGCGGTCACGCCGGCCCTCTGCGGGCCCGGCGTGCTGGATCCCGCGAAGACCGCGGGGAAGATCGTCCTGTGCGAGCGCGGCACGTTCGACCGGGTCGCGAAGTCGGCCGAGGTCGAGCGCGCGGGCGGCATCGGCATGGTCCTCGTGAACCCGACGCCCAACTCGATCGACGCCGACACGCACTCCGTGCCGACCGTCCACCTCGACGCGGACGTCTACGCCGCGGTCTCCGCGTACGCGGCCACGCCCGGCGCGACCGTCACGCTGGTGCCCGACAACACGACGGGCGTCTCCGCCCCGACCCCGCAGGTCGCCGGCTTCAGCTCGCGCGGCCCGGTGCTCGCGGACGGCAGCGACATCCTGAAGCCCGACGTCACGGCGCCCGGCGTCTCGATCATCGCGGCGACGAACAACGCCGAGGGCGGCGAGCCGACCTTCGCGCTCCTGTCCGGCACCTCGATGGCGGCCCCGCACGTGGCCGGCCTCGCGCTGCTGTACCTCGGCGAGAAGCCGAAGGCGACGCCCGCCGAGATCAAGTCGGCCCTCATGACCACCGCGTACGACACGGTGGACGCGGACGGCGCGAAGGTCACGGATCCGTTCACCCAGGGCGCCGGTCACGTCGACCCGCGCCGCTACCTCGACCCCGGCCTGCTCTACCTCAACGACCGCAGCGACTGGGGCGCGTACCTCGTGGCCCTCGGCTACGCGACGGGCGTCGACCCCGTCGACCCCTCCGAGCTGAACCTGGCGAGCATCGCGATCGGCACCCTCACGGGCTCCGAGACAGTGACGCGCGAGGTCACCTCCACGGGCCCCGGCACCTACACGGCCAGCGTGCAGGGCCTGGCCGGAGTGCGGGCGGACGTGTCGCCCTCCACGCTCGAGTTCACCGAGGCGGGTCAGACCAAGTCGTTCGAGGTCGCGTTCACGCGCACCACGGCGACCGTCGACGAGTACGCCACGGGCTCGCTCACCTGGACGAGCGCCGACCACGTCGTGCGCAGCCCCGTCGCCGTCAACCCCGTCTCCATCGCGGCCCCGGCCGAGGTGCAGGGCACCGGGATCGACGGATCCGTGGACGTCACGGTGACGCCCGGCACCACCGGGCCCATCGCGCTCACCGCCGAGGGCCTCGCCCGCGGCGTCGTGATCCCGGACCCGAAGGACGCCTCGTCGCCGTACACCGGCTCCGGCCCCGCGAAGGCGAAGGCGACCTACACGGTCACCGTGCCGGAGGGGCAGCTGGCCACGCGGATCGACCTCGACTCCGCGGACGACGCCGCCGACCTCGACCTCACGGTGACGCACGTCGCCGACGGGAGGACGACGACGTACACGTCGGCCACCGCGTCGGCCGACGAGTCCGTGACCATCGAGACGCCGGATCCCGGCGCCTACGTGGTCACGGTCGACGTGTTCTCGATCCCGGCGGGCGCGACCACGGCGGCGTACACGGTCACGCACTTCGACCTGTCCACGACGACGGACGAGGGCGCCTTCACGGTGTCCCCGAACCCGATCGACGCGGTGCAGAGCCGGCCGGCCACCTACACCGCCTCGTGGAGCGACCTCGAGCCCGAGACCGCGTACCTGGGCCGCGTGGCCTACTCGGGTTCCGCGTCCACGACCTACGTCCGCGTCGAGTCCGGCGCCATCCCGGCGCCCGCGGCCACCGCGCCGCCCGTGATCACCGGGACGCCCGTGGCCGGCCAGACGCTCACGGCGTCGCCCGGCACGTGGGACCAGGAGGGCCTGAAGTACTCCTACCAGTGGTTCGCGGACGGCAAGGCGCTCCCCGGCCAGACGCGCGCGACCTACAAGGTCTCGCCGTCGGTCGCGGGCAAGGCGATCACCGTCGTCGTGACGGCGAAGCCGACCGAGGGCCCCACGGGCACCGCGACGAGCGAGCCCGTCGTGATCAAGCTGGCCAGCACGATCACGGTGAGCGTGAAGCCCGCCGTGCTGACCAGCGCGCAGAAGGCCGTCGTCACGGTGAAGGTCGACAGCGCGGCGAAGGCGGCGCCCACGGGCACCGTCACCGTCAAGGTCGGCGCCGACTCGTTCGAGGTCACGCTGGATGCGTCCGGCACCGGACGCGTCGAGCTGCCGGCGTACGCGAAGGGCCGCTACGCGGTCACCGCGACGTACGCGGGCGACACGGCGAACGCAGCCAAGACCAGCGCGCCGAAGTACCTCTACGTGAGCCGCTGA
- a CDS encoding metal-dependent transcriptional regulator, whose protein sequence is MSVDELSSAAQDYLKLIWTATEWTDQPMTVSRLAERLGIRPATASDGIRRLTAQGLVEHRPYGSIELTDDGRRHAIQMVRRHRLLETFLVEVLGYGWDEVHDEAEVLEHAVSDDFVARIDAHLGHPSRDPHGDPIPSANGEPHLPDATQLADAVADRPMRVRRISDEDPRLLRELAEHGIGLDATLVRAAAAGDASGGGAAAVVVTVDGSARRPLTAAAASAVWVSDAG, encoded by the coding sequence ATGTCCGTCGACGAGCTCTCCAGCGCCGCGCAGGACTACCTCAAGCTCATCTGGACCGCCACCGAGTGGACCGACCAGCCCATGACCGTCAGCCGCCTGGCCGAGCGGCTCGGGATCCGGCCCGCCACCGCCTCCGACGGGATCCGCCGCCTCACCGCGCAGGGCCTCGTGGAGCACCGGCCGTACGGCAGCATCGAGCTCACGGACGACGGGCGGCGTCACGCGATCCAGATGGTGCGCCGCCACCGCCTGCTCGAGACGTTCCTCGTGGAGGTGCTCGGCTACGGCTGGGACGAGGTGCACGACGAGGCCGAGGTGCTCGAGCACGCGGTCTCCGACGACTTCGTGGCGCGCATCGACGCGCACCTCGGGCACCCGTCCCGGGATCCGCACGGCGACCCCATCCCCTCGGCCAACGGCGAGCCGCACCTGCCGGACGCGACGCAGCTCGCGGACGCCGTCGCCGACCGGCCCATGCGCGTGCGGCGCATCTCCGACGAGGACCCGCGCCTGCTGCGCGAGCTCGCCGAGCACGGCATCGGGCTCGACGCGACGCTCGTGCGCGCGGCCGCGGCGGGCGACGCGTCCGGCGGGGGCGCCGCCGCCGTGGTCGTGACGGTCGACGGATCCGCGCGCCGCCCGCTCACGGCCGCCGCGGCGTCCGCGGTCTGGGTCTCCGACGCCGGCTGA